The following proteins are encoded in a genomic region of Sulfurimonas sp. HSL3-7:
- a CDS encoding response regulator, translating into MVLDKQTSKILIVDDNPVNIDFLVELLKEYDARTVLDGPSALEAVHEERPDVILLDIGMPGMDGFEVCQKLKASAATRDIPVIFLTAHHDSESVLRAFEVGGVDYISKPYNTQEVLIRLQTQLKLKKAIELLRHRMLYDELTGVPNRKKFFQDSEQWMTMSKVGIPFYLFILTIDHFNDINDEYGYEIGDEIIKAVSVIVKKMVKINYSLSRFGGAEFFLVFTRISEKEAIEWVEAVKTASKKARLKHFPDLQFTINSSFSVSEPEDTAINQVIKRARAKHKISS; encoded by the coding sequence ATGGTACTCGACAAACAAACTTCCAAAATCCTGATCGTTGATGACAATCCCGTCAACATAGATTTTCTTGTTGAACTTCTTAAGGAGTATGACGCCAGGACTGTTCTGGATGGCCCAAGTGCTTTGGAAGCCGTCCATGAGGAAAGACCTGATGTTATTCTGCTCGATATCGGTATGCCGGGAATGGACGGGTTTGAAGTGTGCCAAAAGCTCAAAGCATCTGCAGCGACCAGGGATATTCCTGTTATTTTCCTCACTGCGCATCATGACAGTGAAAGTGTACTGCGTGCCTTTGAAGTCGGCGGGGTTGATTACATATCCAAACCCTACAACACGCAAGAGGTACTGATCCGGCTGCAAACGCAGCTCAAGCTGAAAAAAGCGATTGAACTGCTCAGACACCGTATGCTGTATGATGAGTTGACCGGCGTGCCTAACCGAAAGAAATTTTTCCAGGATTCTGAACAGTGGATGACAATGTCAAAGGTCGGCATTCCTTTCTATCTTTTCATTCTTACCATTGACCACTTCAACGATATCAATGACGAATACGGCTATGAAATCGGTGATGAAATCATCAAAGCGGTTTCCGTCATTGTTAAAAAAATGGTCAAGATCAACTACTCCCTCTCCCGCTTTGGCGGTGCTGAGTTTTTCCTTGTCTTTACCCGTATCTCTGAAAAAGAGGCCATAGAGTGGGTTGAAGCTGTCAAAACAGCCAGCAAAAAAGCACGTTTAAAACACTTCCCCGATCTTCAGTTCACTATCAACTCCTCTTTTTCAGTATCTGAGCCTGAAGATACCGCAATCAATCAGGTGATCAAACGGGCACGTGCCAAACACAAAATATCTTCCTGA
- a CDS encoding diguanylate cyclase translates to MKIDFSKSKILIVDDNPANIDILLELLSTFDVRAVLDGTSALEAVQQELPDLVLLDITMPGMDGFEVCRRLKEDPKTKDIPVIFLSASSDSNSIIKGFDLGGVDYVTKPYLAKEIVARVQTHLKLRMTMRVLDRLANVDELSGISNRRRFFADTSKLFEEMKRSNTSLILFIIDIDNFKTVNDTYGHSIGDSVVKAFVSTVKKNIPSYNCFARLGGDEFVLTMTSISQDQARDQMERLRSNIEQIRIVQNQDIRFTISIGMSRLEPSDRDLDELLARADINLYQAKKMRNALVG, encoded by the coding sequence ATGAAAATCGACTTTTCCAAATCAAAAATTTTAATCGTTGATGATAACCCGGCAAATATCGATATTTTACTTGAACTTCTCAGTACATTTGACGTGCGGGCTGTTCTTGACGGCACAAGCGCGCTGGAAGCTGTTCAGCAAGAGCTTCCCGACCTTGTTCTTCTTGACATAACGATGCCCGGTATGGATGGTTTTGAGGTCTGCAGACGCTTGAAAGAGGATCCAAAGACGAAAGATATTCCTGTCATCTTTTTAAGTGCCAGTTCAGACTCTAACAGCATTATCAAAGGTTTTGATCTAGGCGGTGTCGATTATGTTACCAAACCATACCTCGCAAAAGAGATCGTCGCGCGGGTTCAGACGCATCTCAAACTTCGGATGACCATGCGTGTTTTAGACAGGCTTGCCAACGTCGATGAACTCTCCGGAATTTCAAATCGACGGCGTTTTTTCGCAGATACATCCAAACTATTTGAAGAGATGAAACGCAGTAATACTTCCCTTATACTGTTCATTATCGATATTGACAACTTTAAAACTGTCAATGATACCTATGGGCATAGTATTGGGGACAGTGTCGTTAAAGCGTTTGTCAGCACGGTCAAGAAAAACATCCCCTCCTATAACTGCTTTGCTAGACTGGGAGGCGATGAGTTTGTGCTGACAATGACATCGATCAGCCAAGATCAGGCCCGAGATCAAATGGAAAGGCTTCGCAGTAATATCGAGCAGATAAGAATAGTCCAAAATCAGGACATACGTTTTACCATAAGTATCGGCATGTCGAGACTCGAACCGTCGGACAGGGATCTCGACGAGCTGCTTGCACGGGCAGATATCAATCTCTATCAAGCCAAAAAAATGAGAAACGCTCTTGTAGGTTAG